Part of the Scomber japonicus isolate fScoJap1 chromosome 6, fScoJap1.pri, whole genome shotgun sequence genome, tctttgtgttgttcTCTGGTTTCAACAAAATTATATAGCACTTGggcacaaaaatacaaaaaagcatTCCATAACTCGAAGCCAGAATAGCAAATATCTCCACAGCTACAGTGAACTTCCCAGGAGAGCTGACATACGCTGGGATAAAGGTGATCCAGACTGCACAAAATATCAACATGCTGAAAGTGATAAATTTAGCTTCATTAAAATTATCTGGCAACTTCCGAGCCAAAAAAGCaagcacaaaacataacatAGCTAAGAGTCCTATGTAGCCTAACACAGCCCAGAAACCTATGGGTGATCCCAAGGCACATTCTAGAATAATCTTCTCCTTATAgtgattcatgtttttaaaaggaaagggaggattGATTGTTAACCAAAGTATGCAAATCAAAACCTGTATAAGAGTGAAAGCCAGaacactgagtctctgctgtgtAGGCCCAAACCATTTCATCACACTACTACTTGGAAGTGTAGCTTTAAAGGCCATTAACACTACTATAGTTTTCCCAAGAACACATGACATACAGAGCACAAAGGTGATCCCGAATGCTGTATGACGCAGCATACAGGACCACACAGAGGGCCTGCCCATAAAGGTAAGAgaacacaggaaacacagagtCAAGGAGAAGAGCAGCAGGAAGCTCAGCTCAGAATTGTTGGCTCTGACAATTGGAGTTTGCCGGTAATGGAAAAATATCAGGGCTACAGTCATTGCCAGGCATGCCccaaaaacagaaaaggtgACCAACAGTATACCCATCAGTTCTCTGAAGGTGAGGAACTCAATAGCTTTCAAGTCACAGTTATTCCTCTCTTCGTTGGTCTTGTACTCTGGAGGGCATTTGTCACATTTCACTGCAtctgaaagaataaatatgtttaggCTGTACAGCACGCACATCTTCAGATATACCAGTAAAGTACTGGCAGTGATTTTGCCCAACAGAAACACGGTGAGTGCTAGAGTAAAGGCAAGGAATCCTGCTGTCTCACTTGTACTGTTGCTGAACTCCCCTTCAGCACAGGTGATGCAATCAAAACAGCAGATAGGCTTGCCCTTAACAAAAGCCCGACGGGTCCCCGGCAAACAGCTCTCACTGCAAACAGACCTCGGCACCTGCATCACAGtgataaattaattaatcataatGTTCAGACACATGCATAAAACTACTCATAATGATGCCTTGAGAAACTGATTAATTACTTTttgaaatctttatttaaacattgaGTTAATCACCTACATTGACTTACTTTTGGACTCTCGCCTGCCCAGATGGCTTTCACAcctggtttcatttcaaattgCTGACCCTCAGGCCGAGACGCATCATAGTAACCAATGGTTTCAAAGAGTATGTAACCTGTCTCATCCATCTGCCAGTTAACCAGTGCATAACGTGCTACAGGGTCACCCAACTCATCAAAGAACACATTTTCACCAATCTTAGTGGTGAAATTGACCTGGTTTAGGTAATGCAGCACCTGCAGGGAAACAGTGATGTTCTTACTTAACTTGATCACGATTAACATAGATTTCTGATTTTTGAAAAACATCATGCATTTATGTTTACCTGCCAtggttttacattttctctaTCTGCACAAGAATTGTTCTCAAAAGGTCCTTGTCCATTATGGCAGGTAAATAGCATGTGCAGAGCATGAGCTAAAGCATATGTGGCCTTGTAAACATTATTCAGCAGACTGGAATCTGAAACATCTGTGAAGCGTGAGTTTGTGTCCCACAGAGACTCCTTCCCAGTGCAGGCTGCAACAGAAGTCTGGGCGTGGGGAGTCAGGGTGCAGCTGAACATTGTCTCCCACAACCCCACAAGTCCCTGATTCCCTTGTGTGGTGGATGGCCTGCTGTTAGCCAGGAACTCCTGCAAGCCAGGGATGTGAGCATTGAGTGCTGCAAAGCCCACTGCTCCCTGGACTACAGCATAGTTTACAGGAGAGGCAATATAGCGATAAGTGATCCATCCCTCACTGCCTACCCACTGCAGGCC contains:
- the LOC128360882 gene encoding extracellular calcium-sensing receptor-like, whose protein sequence is MLLIADLLLLSLLAIREVKPVCQTYGTKELSQFSKAGDINIGGIFSFHQNPVSVNPALQVNPGTIQCEGLDPGELQYAYTMMFAIEEINNSSELLPGVTLGYRIFDSCPSIPLSIRASLNLMNGYESGKGSCDKLSTVHAVIGETTSTSTIGIARTMGPFHIPVISHSATCACLSNRRDYPSFFRTIPSDIYQSKALAKLVKHFGWTWVGAIRTNSDYGNGGMATFLDAAQKEGVCVEYSVAIYRTDPRKWFLEVVDIIKKSTSKVIVAFADGTDLDILIKELHAQNVTGLQWVGSEGWITYRYIASPVNYAVVQGAVGFAALNAHIPGLQEFLANSRPSTTQGNQGLVGLWETMFSCTLTPHAQTSVAACTGKESLWDTNSRFTDVSDSSLLNNVYKATYALAHALHMLFTCHNGQGPFENNSCADRENVKPWQVLHYLNQVNFTTKIGENVFFDELGDPVARYALVNWQMDETGYILFETIGYYDASRPEGQQFEMKPGVKAIWAGESPKVPRSVCSESCLPGTRRAFVKGKPICCFDCITCAEGEFSNSTNAVKCDKCPPEYKTNEERNNCDLKAIEFLTFRELMGILLVTFSVFGACLAMTVALIFFHYRQTPIVRANNSELSFLLLFSLTLCFLCSLTFMGRPSVWSCMLRHTAFGITFVLCMSCVLGKTIVVLMAFKATLPSSSVMKWFGPTQQRLSVLAFTLIQVLICILWLTINPPFPFKNMNHYKEKIILECALGSPIGFWAVLGYIGLLAMLCFVLAFLARKLPDNFNEAKFITFSMLIFCAVWITFIPAYVSSPGKFTVAVEIFAILASSYGMLFCIFVPKCYIILLKPENNTKKHLMGKVNQRAF